TTGCCGGTTACAAGCAAGGTATCAAGCCCTTTGGCAGGGCCAAAAGCCTCAGTGGCGATGGTATCAGTATCGATGGCAGGCCATGCGAGCCGGATTATCAGGGCTTTGTGGCCGCAAGGCACAGGGCGGCGGTAGAAGCCACCATGGCGGCACTGCAGCTGAGCCGGCTGGGCGTATCCGAACCCGCATCCTCTGCGGCCGAATGAATGACTATCTCATCAAGGTTTCGAGGGCATCGGCAAGCCGACTGATGGCAGGTGTGTACCCTGGCTGAGGCTGGCGACTGAGCAGGCGCTCCTCCAGCCGGTACAGCAGTCCGCTGGCGCTGTAGCCAAGCCAGGGCAAGGGCTCAGACTCCCAGCGGCGCAGATGATCACTCACGGCGCCGCGGTACGCCCATGGCATACCAGTCAGCTCACCATCAGGCCGGGCAATCAGCTCGGCCAGGGTTTCACCAAAGAGCATGCTGGCGCCAACGCCTTCGCCGCCATAGCCGCCCACAAAGGCAAGGCCCGCCGCCTCATCAAAAAGAGCGTGGGGCCGAAACGCCCGGGAGAGTGACAAACAGCCACCCCAGCCGTGGGTGATTTGCGTGCCCTCAAGCGTGGGGAAAAAGGCCTGCAACAGTTGGCTTCTGAGGTCAAAGATATCGCCTCTGGGTGCTTCGCCCAGTGTACGGGGCGCAAAGCCAAACCGGGTTTTTACCGCACCACCAAAGCCATAACCACCACGGGCACCAAACACCAAACGATTGTCTGCACTGCGCTGCCCATAAGTGATAAGCCGTGAGGCGTCGGCAAAGGTCTCGCGGCTTTCAAGGCCGATATTGGCCCACTGCTGCTCACTCAATGGCTCGGTGGCACAAAGCACACTGAACACCGGCAAACTGGTGTTGTCATCCAGGCCCAGGAGCCGCTGGTAACCTTCGAGCGCGGCCACCACCACATCGGCCCTGACCGAGCCCTTTGGGGTACGGACAGTCTTGCTCAGCGCTTTCTGGCCGATTCCAGACTGACGCTGCGTGCTGTTTTCAGCAAGATGCACAGGGCTGTGCTCATAAATGCTCGCACCCGCCTGCTCAGCGGCGCGGGCAAGAGCGCGCGCCAGTTTCAGCGGATGCACCCGGGCGCAGTGCGGGGTGTAAAGCGCCGCTTGCGTGCCCGGCAGGTTGAGGGCGCTGCCGGCCTCTGCGGCCGACAACAGGCGATAGTCTTCGTCATCAAAACCGGCTTCGCGAAAGTGCGCAAGCTCGGCTTGTAATCGCTTGAGCTGCTGTGGATAGCGCGCCGCCTGATACAGGTTGCCGCCATGGTGAAAGTCGCAATGTATGCCAAGCTCACTGAAGGTATTGGCCGCCCGGGCAACCGTGCCCGTGATGAGCGCTTTTGCCCGGCGCCGAGGCTCGCCATCGAGCTGTGCCAGATAGCCGATATCCCCGCCAAAGCTGCCCATGAGCCAACCGCCATTGCGACCGGAAGCCCCCTCCCCGGCCATGGCAGCCTCAAGCACAACCACCTTGAGAGAAGGCTGTTTCTGTTTGAGAAACAGCGCCGTCCACAGGCCCGAGTATCCGGCGCCCAGAATGCAAACATCCGCCTCGATATCAGTTTCCAGTGTCGGACGGGGCTGCATGGGCTCCCCAAGGGTCTGGTACCACAGACTCTCGTCGAGCCCGCCCACAGACGCAATCACGCCTCATCCCCGGCCGTGGCCTGCCCGTCGGCATCGCCCACGCCCAGAAGGGTCTTTACCTGCTCAACATGGGTGTCCATCCAGGCGCTGCTGATGGGACCCCAGGTACGTATGCGGTAATAACCGGCGTTATGGCGCTCGCCATCCTGAATAAACTCCACCTCGATGCCTATGTCGGCAAAACTGGCAATGGCATCCTGCAAGGTTCGCCTCGGCATACCGGTCAGTTTGCCCAGCGACAGCAGATTATGGCGCGCATCGTCCATCAGATGGGCCAGATACAGTTTGCGCAAAAAGGCCTTGTGCTGTTTGCTGACCTGATTGCCTGAAGCATTTTCCTGGGTCATCACCATGATTCCTGTGGGGAGATTGAATCCAAATTACTTGAAATTCAGGCGCTAACCAAGAGCCAACCGCACCGGGATACGGCTTTGCAAGCAAATATTTCCATTGGCTGGATCCACGCAAGTTTTCACTGCTATATTGGCCGGGAATATAAAAATGTCACAAGGACGACGCAAATGCAGGCACAAGATGCTGAATTACAAGGGCTCTTGTTACCCCGGGATCGCTGGACTCCCTTCGAAGCCGCCGTGCTCATACCGGCCGATCCCCGCTACGCCACCCTGCTGATGGTCACCACGGCCCTGATATTTTTAGTGATATTCGTGCCTCTTTCACTGCTGCTGATAGTCGCCGGGGTGCCCGACATGATAGTGCTGGCAATCAGCAGCCTTGGCGTCTTGCTGGCCGCCCTGGGCCTGTGGCTGGGTCATCGCTGGGCCAGAGCTCTGGGCTACGGCGTTGGCGAACTGGACCTGCTCACCCAGGCCGGTGTGTGGTGGCAAAAGCGCACCGCCATGCCCTACAGCCGTATTCAGCATGTCACCCTGTCACAGGGGCCCATGGAGCGGCGCTACGGCCTCGCCTGCATCAAGTGTTTCAGCGCAGGCAGCGGCAGCGCCGAAATTGAAATTCGGGGCCTGCCCATCGACGATGCCGAAACGCTGCGGGGCCACTTGCTCGCCCGGGCCGGAGTAACAGAACTGTGAGCACCAGCGCCGAAAACTGGCAAAGCCTGTCCCCCTGGTCTGTTGTCAGCTTTACCCTGGGCACGGCCCGTCAGGTATTGACCCAGGGCTATGCCCTTATCCCCATTGTCTTTACCGGCTGGAAACAGGGGTTCGACTCGCCTCTGGTCATTTCCGTGGCCTTACTGGTGCTGCTGGGGATCCTCTCCTTTGCGTTGGTGCAATATGCCACCTACAGGTTTCGCCCCGGCAGTCACAAGCTGGAGGTGCGCCGGGGGCTGTTTTTCAAACGCAAAGATGAGTTACCGCTGGATAAAATTCAGAATGTGCGGCTCGACCAACCCTTTTACTTTAAGCCCCTCTTACTCTGTACCCTGGTGGTCGAGACCGCAGGCTCCCGCAAGGATGAGGTGCAAATTGCCGCCATGCCCATGAGCGATGCCATGGCCCTCAAGTCTCATTTACTGCAAAAATCAGTTGAAAGCGCCCCCACTGAAGCGGAGCAAACAGATTCACTGCTGCTGGAAAGAGGCAGCAAACCGCTGTTTTTATTCGGGTTTTACCACAATAACTTTGTTTGGTTTATGGTGTTTGCCGGCTCCATCATGGGGCAGCTGCCGGTGGAAAGTTGGTTCGAGTCTCTGGGCCTTAACACCTTTTTGCGCATCGAATCCCAGGGGCCGCTGTGGGGCACCTTAAGCGTGATAGCCCTGATATTGCTGGGATACGCCTGCTTTGCCCTTATCTCTGTTGTGTTTGCCTTTTTGAAATACTACCCCTACCGGTTACAGCTTGGCACCGAATCCACCCTGGAACGCACCGGCGGCATATTGGCTCACCAGCAGGACGCATTGGCAATGAAGCGCATTCAACTGGTGGAGTTCAATCAGCCCCCCATAGCGCGGCTGTTGAGGCGCTGGACCGTGTTTTTCCGTCAGGTTCAGGGCCATGAAGTCGAGCAGCACCTTAAGTTGCCGCTGCTTATCCCTTCCGTCACCCCGGACGAGTTACCCCCGCTGTTTGCCCGACTCACGGCGCTGCCCGGTAAAGACAGCCTGCCGCCCCCGGTACATGAACTGCGCCCCATACACGGTGCCTGGCTCAGACGCAGACTGGCTTTCCTCTGGATACCGGC
The window above is part of the Shewanella litorisediminis genome. Proteins encoded here:
- a CDS encoding PH domain-containing protein, with translation MSTSAENWQSLSPWSVVSFTLGTARQVLTQGYALIPIVFTGWKQGFDSPLVISVALLVLLGILSFALVQYATYRFRPGSHKLEVRRGLFFKRKDELPLDKIQNVRLDQPFYFKPLLLCTLVVETAGSRKDEVQIAAMPMSDAMALKSHLLQKSVESAPTEAEQTDSLLLERGSKPLFLFGFYHNNFVWFMVFAGSIMGQLPVESWFESLGLNTFLRIESQGPLWGTLSVIALILLGYACFALISVVFAFLKYYPYRLQLGTESTLERTGGILAHQQDALAMKRIQLVEFNQPPIARLLRRWTVFFRQVQGHEVEQHLKLPLLIPSVTPDELPPLFARLTALPGKDSLPPPVHELRPIHGAWLRRRLAFLWIPALLTMLISRDLVVTELVLTAAILGSVGLWLRFRHWGYRHDDTLVWQRTGLLGQSIKRVPLYKVQHVSLKQSPGQRQKGLATLELGLASGKVDLPWIPYGEARAIALAALTQLDKHRGNWI
- a CDS encoding NAD(P)/FAD-dependent oxidoreductase — translated: MIASVGGLDESLWYQTLGEPMQPRPTLETDIEADVCILGAGYSGLWTALFLKQKQPSLKVVVLEAAMAGEGASGRNGGWLMGSFGGDIGYLAQLDGEPRRRAKALITGTVARAANTFSELGIHCDFHHGGNLYQAARYPQQLKRLQAELAHFREAGFDDEDYRLLSAAEAGSALNLPGTQAALYTPHCARVHPLKLARALARAAEQAGASIYEHSPVHLAENSTQRQSGIGQKALSKTVRTPKGSVRADVVVAALEGYQRLLGLDDNTSLPVFSVLCATEPLSEQQWANIGLESRETFADASRLITYGQRSADNRLVFGARGGYGFGGAVKTRFGFAPRTLGEAPRGDIFDLRSQLLQAFFPTLEGTQITHGWGGCLSLSRAFRPHALFDEAAGLAFVGGYGGEGVGASMLFGETLAELIARPDGELTGMPWAYRGAVSDHLRRWESEPLPWLGYSASGLLYRLEERLLSRQPQPGYTPAISRLADALETLMR
- a CDS encoding winged helix-turn-helix domain-containing protein, with product MTQENASGNQVSKQHKAFLRKLYLAHLMDDARHNLLSLGKLTGMPRRTLQDAIASFADIGIEVEFIQDGERHNAGYYRIRTWGPISSAWMDTHVEQVKTLLGVGDADGQATAGDEA
- a CDS encoding PH domain-containing protein, which produces MQAQDAELQGLLLPRDRWTPFEAAVLIPADPRYATLLMVTTALIFLVIFVPLSLLLIVAGVPDMIVLAISSLGVLLAALGLWLGHRWARALGYGVGELDLLTQAGVWWQKRTAMPYSRIQHVTLSQGPMERRYGLACIKCFSAGSGSAEIEIRGLPIDDAETLRGHLLARAGVTEL